A portion of the Pseudoxanthomonas sp. JBR18 genome contains these proteins:
- a CDS encoding cytochrome ubiquinol oxidase subunit I, translated as MDALLLARAQFAFTISFHFIFPAFSIGLASFLMVLEALWLRTGSGVYANLYRYWLKIFAVVFGMGVVSGIVMSYQFGTNWSVFSAKAGPIIGPLMAYEVMTAFFLEAGFLGVMLFGISKVGPKLHFFATCMVALGTLISATWIISANSWMQTPTGYAINAAGQFVPAGSWLPIIFNPSFPYRLVHTVIAAFLTTSLVVGGVGAWHLLKDRGNAGARKMFSMAMWMVAIAAPIQILVGDAHGLNTLEHQPMKVLAMEGDYHPSPQGAPLILFGLPDNDAAKVHAEVAIPKLGSLILKHDPNAPLPGLTDYPRELWPPTPVVFWSFRIMVGLGMAMLGLGLFSLLARARKRLYAWPWLHRAAVAMGPAGFVAVIAGWVTTEVGRQPFTVYGLLRTADSASPLHAPALAASLLAFVIVYFFAFGAGTYYLLRLMSKPPRPHESEPDRVPQHAAGITPAAGVQRLPGEH; from the coding sequence ATGGACGCCCTGTTACTCGCACGCGCGCAGTTCGCGTTCACCATTTCGTTCCATTTCATCTTCCCGGCGTTTTCCATCGGTCTGGCCAGCTTTCTGATGGTGCTCGAAGCGCTGTGGCTGCGCACCGGCAGCGGGGTCTACGCCAACCTCTACCGCTACTGGCTGAAGATCTTCGCGGTGGTGTTCGGGATGGGCGTGGTCTCTGGCATCGTGATGTCCTACCAGTTCGGCACCAACTGGTCGGTGTTCTCTGCCAAGGCCGGTCCGATCATCGGGCCGCTGATGGCCTACGAGGTGATGACGGCGTTCTTCCTGGAGGCGGGATTTCTGGGAGTGATGCTGTTCGGCATCTCCAAGGTGGGCCCGAAGCTGCATTTCTTCGCCACCTGCATGGTGGCGCTAGGCACCCTGATCTCGGCGACCTGGATCATCAGCGCCAACAGCTGGATGCAGACGCCGACCGGCTATGCCATCAACGCTGCCGGGCAGTTCGTGCCGGCCGGATCATGGCTGCCGATCATCTTCAACCCGAGCTTCCCTTATCGCCTTGTCCACACCGTCATTGCCGCGTTCTTGACCACCTCCCTGGTCGTGGGCGGCGTGGGCGCCTGGCATCTGCTGAAGGACCGCGGCAATGCCGGCGCACGCAAGATGTTCTCGATGGCGATGTGGATGGTGGCCATTGCCGCGCCAATCCAGATCCTGGTGGGCGATGCGCATGGCTTGAACACGCTGGAGCACCAGCCGATGAAGGTCCTGGCCATGGAGGGTGACTACCACCCCAGCCCGCAAGGCGCGCCATTGATCCTGTTCGGGCTGCCAGACAACGATGCAGCCAAGGTCCACGCAGAAGTGGCCATTCCCAAGCTTGGCTCGTTGATCCTCAAGCACGACCCGAATGCGCCCCTGCCCGGGCTGACCGACTATCCACGCGAACTGTGGCCGCCAACGCCGGTGGTGTTCTGGTCGTTCCGGATCATGGTCGGGCTGGGAATGGCCATGCTGGGGCTTGGGCTGTTCAGTCTGCTGGCGCGTGCGCGCAAGCGCCTGTATGCCTGGCCCTGGCTGCATCGTGCGGCGGTGGCCATGGGGCCTGCCGGATTCGTGGCTGTCATCGCCGGCTGGGTGACCACCGAGGTGGGCCGTCAGCCCTTCACCGTCTACGGCCTGCTGCGGACGGCCGACTCGGCCTCGCCGCTGCATGCACCGGCCCTGGCGGCATCGCTGCTGGCTTTTGTGATCGTGTATTTCTTTGCCTTCGGCGCCGGGACTTACTACCTGCTGCGCCTGATGTCCAAACCACCGCGGCCGCATGAGAGCGAGCCGGATCGGGTCCCCCAGCACGCAGCCGGCATCACCCCGGCCGCCGGGGTCCAACGGCTTCCGGGAGAGCACTGA
- a CDS encoding GbsR/MarR family transcriptional regulator, with the protein MHDLPPSIQRFILHFGEMGSRWGINRTVGQIYALLFLSDRPLTADEITETLGMSRSNVSMGLKELDAWNLVRKRHLPGDRRDYLEAPDDIWQIVRTLAEERRRREIDPTLTLLRDVLLEKPASTAERHAQAKMREMHEFIELLTFWLDDVRKLDDQSLRQLLTLGRGVSRILELKNKVSVLRKAAPERDGTGKT; encoded by the coding sequence ATGCACGACCTCCCTCCCTCGATCCAGCGCTTCATCCTTCACTTCGGTGAAATGGGGAGCCGTTGGGGCATCAACCGCACGGTCGGCCAGATCTATGCGCTGCTGTTCCTCTCGGATCGGCCGCTGACGGCCGATGAGATCACCGAGACCCTGGGGATGTCGCGCTCGAATGTGAGCATGGGGCTGAAGGAGCTGGATGCGTGGAATCTGGTGCGCAAGCGTCATCTCCCCGGCGACCGACGCGACTACCTCGAGGCGCCCGACGACATCTGGCAGATCGTACGCACGCTGGCCGAAGAACGCCGCCGTCGCGAGATCGACCCGACCCTGACGCTGTTGCGGGACGTGCTGCTGGAGAAGCCTGCCTCCACCGCGGAGCGGCACGCACAGGCCAAGATGCGGGAAATGCACGAGTTCATCGAGCTGCTGACGTTCTGGCTGGACGACGTGCGCAAGCTGGATGACCAAAGCTTGCGCCAGCTCTTGACCCTGGGTCGTGGCGTCTCGCGGATCCTTGAGCTCAAGAACAAGGTCAGTGTCCTGCGCAAGGCTGCGCCGGAACGCGACGGGACGGGGAAGACTTGA
- a CDS encoding alpha/beta hydrolase, translating to MRYLVQPMDPISFCDQHVALGSHSVFVRRWQAVESGAAQAPFLLFHESLGCTTMWRDFPSQLCAATGRAVIAYDRIGYGQSTPSRRRPNRGFITDEAEGTVLPLLEALQVDRFIGFGHSTGGSMALAAAAQLGERCVGVVSESGHAFVENCTRRGVEAARLRFQDPAQFGRLERHHGCRARWVLDTWIETWLSPWFDDWNLDQLLTQIACPILLLHGSKDPYGTIDQAHHVSALANGPTTVVSMHDCGHTPHLEDPAGTTSHSTHFVNQLRFQS from the coding sequence ATGCGTTACCTTGTCCAACCGATGGACCCCATTTCCTTTTGCGACCAACACGTTGCCCTCGGCTCACATTCGGTCTTCGTCCGGCGCTGGCAGGCAGTTGAATCCGGCGCCGCGCAGGCGCCCTTCCTGCTGTTCCATGAATCGCTGGGCTGCACGACGATGTGGCGGGACTTTCCCTCCCAGCTGTGTGCGGCGACAGGGCGCGCTGTGATCGCCTACGACCGCATCGGCTACGGGCAGTCGACTCCATCCAGGCGCCGCCCGAACCGTGGCTTCATCACCGATGAGGCGGAAGGCACCGTGTTGCCACTGTTGGAAGCGCTGCAGGTCGACCGATTCATCGGCTTCGGCCACAGCACCGGCGGGTCAATGGCGCTGGCTGCTGCCGCCCAGTTGGGTGAGCGCTGCGTCGGCGTCGTGTCCGAGTCAGGCCATGCTTTCGTCGAGAACTGCACGCGCCGTGGCGTCGAGGCTGCGCGCCTGCGTTTCCAGGACCCTGCGCAGTTTGGACGACTCGAGCGCCACCACGGCTGCCGGGCACGTTGGGTGCTCGACACTTGGATCGAAACCTGGCTTTCTCCCTGGTTCGACGATTGGAACCTTGACCAACTTCTGACGCAGATCGCCTGCCCGATCCTGCTGCTTCACGGGTCGAAAGATCCTTATGGAACGATCGATCAGGCACATCATGTGTCGGCCTTAGCAAACGGCCCAACGACTGTCGTCTCGATGCACGATTGCGGGCATACGCCCCATCTGGAGGATCCGGCCGGCACAACCTCCCATTCAACGCATTTCGTCAATCAATTGCGTTTCCAGTCGTGA
- a CDS encoding thiamine pyrophosphate-requiring protein, whose protein sequence is MSDGTAKAGISSCADSAADLFVSSLARAGVRYFFANGGTDFPPIAEAFARAAGAGTPMPRPMVIPHENVAVAMAHGSYMIDGQPQAVMVHVNVGTANTINAVLDASRDLTPVLLFAGRSPYSERSRHGTRTRYIHWAQEMFDQAGMIREAVKWDYELHLPEQAGDIVQRALQVAMTSPRGPTYVTLPRDVLAESVGEHLSTPQPLKAPSPPLPDPQDIATLAGWIRQAERPVLVTASAGRTTAGFEALATFAERFGIPVAVFHPRFQNISTDHPLFAGYDPAPLVATADLIIALDCDVPWVPAVQAPPADCRVAHLGEDPAYVRYPMRSFRTDLALSGMTEVLLRSLTHAIDAMGGIAEEIVQSRTERCSKKTAELRSQWRLAAAQPSGAITPEWISACLREAAGDEAIIVNEYPLRQQQFPQTQPNTYFGLSPAGGLGWGLGAALGAKLAAPDKLVVATLGDGAYIFANPTACHWVSEAHALPVLTVIFNNALYGAVRNSTKAMYRDGHASQEAHRMLADLSPSPRFEHAVEASGGLGIRVERADELPAALARAVEAVRGGRQALVNVLCEY, encoded by the coding sequence ATGTCCGATGGGACCGCGAAAGCGGGCATATCGTCGTGCGCGGATAGCGCCGCCGATCTGTTCGTCAGCAGCCTGGCGCGAGCCGGCGTGCGCTATTTCTTTGCCAATGGCGGCACCGATTTTCCGCCGATCGCGGAGGCTTTCGCCAGGGCGGCCGGCGCCGGCACGCCGATGCCCCGGCCGATGGTCATTCCGCACGAGAACGTCGCGGTGGCCATGGCCCACGGCAGCTATATGATCGACGGCCAGCCGCAGGCGGTGATGGTCCACGTCAACGTCGGCACGGCCAACACCATCAACGCCGTGCTGGATGCCAGCCGCGACCTGACGCCTGTGCTGCTGTTCGCCGGGCGATCGCCATATTCCGAGCGCAGCCGCCACGGCACGCGGACGCGGTACATCCACTGGGCGCAGGAAATGTTCGACCAGGCCGGCATGATCCGCGAAGCGGTCAAGTGGGACTACGAACTGCACCTGCCTGAGCAGGCGGGCGATATCGTGCAGCGGGCATTGCAAGTCGCGATGACTTCGCCGCGCGGGCCGACCTACGTCACGCTGCCGCGCGACGTGCTGGCCGAGTCGGTGGGCGAGCACCTGTCGACACCGCAGCCGCTGAAAGCGCCGTCGCCGCCGCTTCCGGATCCCCAGGACATCGCGACGCTGGCCGGCTGGATCCGTCAGGCCGAGCGACCGGTGCTCGTCACCGCCAGCGCCGGTCGCACCACCGCGGGTTTCGAGGCGCTCGCCACTTTTGCCGAGCGCTTCGGCATTCCAGTCGCGGTGTTCCACCCGCGTTTCCAGAACATCTCCACCGACCACCCGCTGTTTGCCGGCTATGACCCGGCGCCGCTGGTGGCCACAGCCGACCTGATCATCGCGCTGGACTGCGACGTGCCATGGGTGCCGGCGGTGCAGGCGCCGCCGGCCGATTGCCGTGTCGCCCATCTAGGCGAAGACCCGGCGTACGTGCGGTACCCAATGCGCAGCTTCCGCACCGATCTTGCGTTATCCGGCATGACCGAGGTGCTGCTGCGCTCGCTTACCCATGCCATCGACGCCATGGGCGGTATCGCAGAGGAAATCGTGCAGTCGCGCACCGAACGGTGCAGCAAGAAGACCGCCGAACTGCGCAGCCAGTGGCGACTGGCTGCCGCACAACCGTCCGGGGCGATCACTCCAGAATGGATCAGCGCCTGCCTTCGCGAGGCGGCTGGCGATGAAGCGATCATCGTCAACGAATATCCGCTGCGCCAGCAGCAGTTCCCACAGACCCAGCCGAACACTTACTTTGGGCTAAGCCCGGCCGGTGGCCTGGGCTGGGGCCTGGGCGCGGCACTTGGCGCAAAACTGGCTGCGCCGGACAAGCTGGTGGTGGCCACGCTTGGCGATGGTGCCTACATCTTCGCCAATCCGACAGCCTGTCATTGGGTGAGCGAGGCGCACGCCCTTCCGGTGTTGACGGTGATCTTCAACAACGCCCTCTACGGCGCGGTGCGCAATTCAACCAAGGCGATGTACCGCGATGGGCATGCCTCGCAGGAAGCACATCGCATGCTGGCCGACTTGTCGCCATCACCGCGCTTTGAACATGCGGTGGAAGCCAGCGGCGGGTTGGGCATTCGCGTCGAACGCGCCGACGAACTCCCAGCCGCGCTTGCGCGCGCGGTGGAGGCAGTCCGCGGGGGGCGCCAGGCGCTGGTCAACGTCCTCTGTGAGTACTGA
- a CDS encoding alpha-hydroxy acid oxidase yields the protein MTTPAAPHATRGWGTGGLSGAAASLRRRYPAIDDLERGARRRAPRFAYDFVAGGLGDDVCLLRNRAALDAVQITPRYGLDVAGVDTGVDLFGRHYAMPIGIAPMGLAGLLRSGADESLAAAAQAANIPYTYSSVGNSTIERIGQLAPDVFWYQLYGVPANQHRVSLDLIRRADHAGARVLVVTLDVPVRAKRAGDVRNGLVVPFKPRVRTVLDVVRAPRWALDMLRHGQPRFGNFEPYVGPKPSTQDLATYVFQQMAGPMTWDALARLREAWPRAMVVKGVLHPDDAERAVQLGMDGVLVSNHGGRQFDASPAAVDALPAIVQRIGDRATVLVDGGMRHGVDVLRALHRGAHAALSGRAFLWGHGAAGAAGAAHVAALFNEEYRIALAQSGARGTQEARAGGAATPH from the coding sequence ATGACGACGCCTGCAGCCCCTCATGCGACGCGCGGGTGGGGCACTGGTGGCCTGAGTGGCGCCGCGGCCTCGCTTCGCCGCCGCTATCCAGCCATTGATGACCTGGAGCGCGGGGCACGTCGGCGTGCCCCGCGATTTGCCTACGATTTCGTCGCTGGCGGACTCGGCGACGACGTCTGCCTGCTGCGTAACCGTGCGGCGCTGGACGCGGTCCAGATCACCCCGCGCTATGGCTTGGACGTGGCGGGCGTGGATACCGGTGTGGACCTGTTCGGTCGTCATTACGCCATGCCGATCGGTATCGCGCCGATGGGCTTGGCCGGGCTGCTGCGCAGCGGCGCAGATGAATCCCTGGCCGCCGCGGCGCAAGCGGCGAACATTCCCTATACCTATTCGTCGGTCGGCAATTCCACGATCGAGCGCATCGGCCAACTCGCGCCGGATGTGTTCTGGTACCAGCTCTATGGTGTTCCGGCCAATCAGCACCGCGTGTCCCTGGACCTGATCCGCCGCGCCGACCATGCCGGCGCACGCGTGCTGGTGGTGACGCTGGACGTGCCGGTGCGGGCCAAGCGTGCGGGTGATGTACGCAACGGGTTGGTCGTGCCATTCAAACCGCGCGTGCGGACCGTGCTGGATGTCGTGCGCGCGCCCCGCTGGGCGCTGGACATGCTGCGACACGGCCAGCCGCGCTTCGGCAATTTCGAGCCCTACGTTGGTCCCAAGCCGAGTACGCAGGATCTGGCGACCTATGTCTTCCAGCAGATGGCCGGGCCGATGACCTGGGACGCACTGGCTCGCCTACGCGAGGCCTGGCCACGCGCAATGGTGGTCAAAGGCGTCCTCCATCCCGATGACGCGGAGCGCGCAGTTCAGCTGGGCATGGATGGCGTGCTGGTTTCAAACCATGGCGGACGTCAGTTCGATGCCTCGCCAGCTGCGGTGGATGCGCTGCCGGCCATCGTCCAGCGCATCGGTGACCGCGCGACGGTGCTGGTCGATGGTGGCATGCGCCACGGCGTGGACGTGTTGCGGGCGCTGCACCGCGGCGCCCATGCGGCGCTGTCCGGCCGTGCGTTCCTGTGGGGCCATGGTGCAGCCGGTGCGGCGGGCGCTGCCCACGTCGCGGCATTGTTCAACGAAGAATATCGGATCGCGCTGGCTCAGTCCGGTGCGCGCGGCACGCAGGAAGCTCGCGCAGGAGGCGCCGCAACACCGCACTGA
- a CDS encoding sodium:solute symporter family protein codes for MHEARWFVLAGVAAYMVALSLVSFWSLRYSRNAGSYTSGTGHGQRTIPAALIGLLLMSEFIGTTASVGTAQYAYQYGISAGWNIAVLGIGFLIFSFLLARKYKELGENTISGVLDRTYGPRVKVATSIIMIFALQIVAVSTYASGGAVLAPLLGVDRKLGTIVMGALAAIYVGVGGMRSVIYTNVIHGVVIFTGIFFALWFGVDQVGGWQALQAKVPPEFWSLTKVGWPQIIAWLVAGAGATFATQYVIQAIATVNDGGKARVASVFASLYLIPFGFAAALCGMCALVLYPDVAPLQAFPSLVSGMDRLLATFVVAGLTAAVFGTISALNIGTATLLLKDFYLPITKRDAEHPRSLLFVRAATVLVGVLPLLLALFAADVVKVTFLAKALRASLAVLVFMAFYSPRFGTRTGAIISIALSLIGTIGWFLAGNPFGIDNAYVALAIPLVVMTLSHLFGGKPVAGPLSAKAR; via the coding sequence ATGCATGAGGCCCGATGGTTCGTTCTCGCCGGCGTGGCGGCCTACATGGTGGCGCTCAGCCTGGTCAGCTTCTGGTCGCTGCGCTATTCGCGTAACGCCGGTTCGTACACCTCCGGTACCGGGCATGGTCAGCGCACCATACCAGCGGCGTTGATCGGCCTGCTGTTGATGTCCGAGTTCATCGGCACCACAGCCAGCGTCGGCACCGCGCAGTACGCCTACCAGTACGGCATCTCCGCCGGCTGGAACATCGCGGTGCTTGGTATCGGCTTCCTGATTTTTTCCTTCCTGTTGGCGCGCAAGTACAAAGAGCTGGGCGAGAACACGATCTCGGGCGTGCTCGACAGAACCTATGGTCCGCGGGTGAAGGTTGCCACGTCGATCATCATGATTTTCGCGCTGCAGATCGTGGCGGTGTCGACCTATGCCAGCGGCGGCGCGGTCCTGGCACCGCTGTTGGGCGTCGATCGAAAGCTGGGGACCATCGTGATGGGCGCGCTGGCGGCGATCTATGTCGGCGTAGGTGGCATGCGCTCGGTGATCTATACCAACGTCATCCATGGCGTGGTGATCTTTACCGGCATCTTCTTCGCCCTGTGGTTTGGCGTGGACCAGGTCGGTGGCTGGCAGGCGCTACAGGCCAAGGTGCCGCCGGAGTTCTGGTCGTTGACCAAGGTCGGTTGGCCGCAGATCATCGCGTGGCTTGTGGCCGGCGCTGGCGCGACCTTCGCCACCCAATATGTGATCCAGGCCATCGCCACGGTCAATGATGGCGGCAAGGCACGGGTGGCGTCGGTCTTCGCCTCGCTGTACCTGATCCCGTTCGGCTTTGCAGCGGCACTGTGCGGCATGTGCGCGCTGGTGTTGTATCCGGATGTCGCGCCGCTGCAGGCATTTCCGTCACTGGTGTCCGGCATGGATCGCCTGCTTGCGACCTTCGTGGTGGCCGGCCTGACAGCGGCCGTGTTTGGCACGATCTCCGCGCTCAACATCGGCACGGCTACGCTGCTGCTCAAGGACTTCTACCTGCCGATCACCAAACGCGACGCCGAGCATCCACGCTCGCTGCTGTTCGTGCGTGCGGCCACGGTGCTGGTCGGCGTCCTCCCTCTGCTGCTGGCGCTGTTCGCGGCCGACGTAGTCAAGGTGACCTTCTTGGCCAAGGCGCTGAGGGCCTCGCTGGCGGTGCTGGTGTTCATGGCGTTCTACTCACCGCGTTTCGGCACCCGTACCGGCGCCATCATCAGCATCGCGCTGTCACTGATCGGCACGATCGGCTGGTTCTTGGCCGGTAACCCCTTCGGGATCGATAACGCTTATGTCGCTCTGGCCATCCCGTTGGTCGTGATGACGTTGAGCCACCTGTTCGGCGGCAAGCCGGTCGCAGGCCCGTTAAGCGCAAAGGCAAGATGA
- a CDS encoding molybdopterin cofactor-binding domain-containing protein codes for MNPLDTLEHDASVTPGQWTGRSLPRVEDAALLTGRGRYFDDVGVPPRTQHAAILRSPHGHARLVSINVDNARALDGVSAVLTGEDIQALTTSLVVGVKAPIECWPIATDRVRYVGEPVAIVVARDRYLAEDAMDLIEVEYEALDAVVDPQRAVATDAPVLHEGLGSNIASERSFRYGDPEAAFAQAPHRVSVDVRYPRNSCTPIECYGVLAEYDPGIDGYDVLANFQGPFSIHAVISRALKVPGNRLRLRTPPESGGSYGIKQGIFPYIVLIAAAARVARCPVKWVEDRLEHLSASVCATNRDTTLEAAVDAEGRVRALAWDQLEDCGAHLRAPEPATLYRMHGNMTGAYAIEHVSIRNRVVLTNKMPTGLNRGFGGPQVYFALERLMQRIAVELDLDPLEVIRRNLVPAEAFPYRTATGALLDSGDYLTAVDRAVEAGGLAELIARRDAARAEGRHYGIGFTAAVEPSVSNMGYITAVLTPEQRAKAGPKNGAQATATIQIDAVGSVSVHVASVPQGQGHRTVISQVVADVFGLTPREIRVVTEMDTARDAWSIASGNYSSRFAAAVAGAAHIAATRLREKLAKIAAAQLKCEWDEIEFADGTLRRKDSEAKPLPFARVASSSHWAPGTLPDDVDHAIRETAFWTPPQLTAPDAQDGVNSSLCHGFIFDFCGIEIDRDTAEVRIDKYVTMHDCGRILHPGMVEGQVNGGYAHALGAALYEEHSYGADGSFLSGTFADYLVPTTMEVVSPLILHHETPSPFTPLGAKGVGEGNCMSTPVCLANAVADALSISDVELPLLPSRLALHLHGEEAPPKRPLAKKAAPPAKPGERKLTGEGIAKVSAPRQQVWEMLLDPDTLASVIPGAHGIEKPSPTEFTADVTLGIGPVKGRYKAKVGLYDLNEPESLTLKGTTTGALGFGNGSGAVTLKEPTPGQTEIHYQYEVVIGGKVASIGGRLLDGAAKVVIGQLFDGLASKAGGGRGGLVGWFKRVLRKFGVNL; via the coding sequence ATGAACCCGCTTGACACGCTCGAGCACGATGCGTCGGTGACGCCCGGTCAATGGACTGGGCGCTCGCTGCCTCGCGTGGAAGACGCCGCCCTCCTGACCGGGCGTGGCCGCTATTTCGATGATGTCGGCGTGCCGCCGCGCACGCAGCACGCGGCCATCCTTCGTTCGCCCCACGGCCACGCGCGCTTGGTCAGCATCAATGTGGATAACGCCCGTGCGCTGGACGGCGTGTCGGCCGTGCTGACCGGCGAGGACATTCAGGCGCTCACCACCAGCCTCGTGGTCGGGGTCAAGGCGCCGATTGAATGCTGGCCCATCGCGACCGACCGCGTGCGCTATGTCGGCGAGCCGGTGGCGATCGTGGTTGCACGAGATCGCTATCTGGCTGAAGACGCCATGGATCTGATCGAGGTCGAGTACGAAGCGCTGGACGCGGTGGTCGATCCACAGCGGGCCGTCGCCACCGACGCGCCGGTGCTGCACGAAGGGCTGGGCAGCAACATCGCCAGCGAGCGGTCGTTCCGCTATGGCGATCCGGAAGCAGCCTTTGCGCAGGCGCCGCACCGCGTGTCGGTGGACGTGCGCTATCCGCGCAACAGCTGCACGCCGATCGAGTGCTATGGCGTACTGGCCGAGTACGACCCTGGCATCGACGGCTACGACGTGCTGGCCAACTTCCAGGGCCCTTTCAGCATCCACGCAGTGATCTCGCGGGCGCTGAAGGTACCTGGCAACCGCCTGCGCCTGCGCACGCCACCCGAGTCCGGTGGCAGCTACGGCATCAAGCAGGGCATCTTCCCCTACATCGTGCTGATCGCCGCCGCCGCGCGTGTGGCGCGGTGCCCGGTGAAGTGGGTCGAGGACCGGCTGGAGCACCTGTCCGCCTCGGTCTGCGCGACCAACCGCGACACCACCTTGGAGGCCGCGGTCGATGCCGAAGGCCGCGTACGTGCCCTTGCTTGGGACCAGCTGGAGGATTGCGGCGCGCACCTGCGCGCGCCCGAACCGGCCACGCTGTACCGCATGCACGGCAACATGACCGGCGCATACGCGATCGAGCACGTGTCGATCCGCAACCGCGTGGTCCTGACCAACAAGATGCCGACGGGCCTGAACCGTGGCTTTGGCGGTCCGCAGGTGTACTTCGCGCTGGAACGGCTGATGCAGCGTATCGCCGTCGAACTCGACCTCGATCCGCTCGAGGTGATCCGTCGCAACCTGGTGCCGGCCGAGGCGTTTCCGTATCGCACTGCGACCGGCGCGCTGCTGGATTCCGGCGACTACCTCACCGCGGTGGATCGCGCGGTGGAAGCGGGGGGCTTGGCCGAGCTGATCGCGCGCCGTGACGCCGCGCGCGCCGAGGGGCGGCACTATGGCATCGGCTTCACCGCCGCGGTCGAGCCCAGCGTGTCCAACATGGGCTACATCACCGCGGTGCTCACGCCCGAGCAGCGCGCCAAGGCCGGTCCGAAGAATGGCGCGCAGGCCACCGCGACGATTCAGATCGACGCGGTCGGTTCGGTCAGCGTGCACGTGGCCTCGGTGCCGCAGGGCCAGGGCCATCGCACCGTGATCTCGCAGGTGGTCGCCGATGTCTTCGGCTTGACCCCGCGCGAGATCCGCGTGGTCACCGAGATGGACACCGCGCGCGATGCCTGGTCGATCGCCTCGGGCAACTATTCCAGCCGTTTCGCCGCCGCCGTGGCTGGCGCCGCGCATATCGCCGCCACGCGCTTGCGCGAGAAGCTGGCAAAGATCGCCGCCGCGCAGCTCAAGTGCGAGTGGGACGAGATCGAGTTTGCCGACGGCACGCTGCGGCGGAAGGACAGCGAAGCCAAGCCGCTGCCCTTCGCGCGCGTGGCATCAAGCAGCCACTGGGCACCTGGCACGCTGCCGGACGACGTCGATCATGCGATCCGCGAGACCGCATTCTGGACGCCGCCGCAGCTCACCGCGCCGGATGCGCAGGACGGCGTCAACAGCTCGCTGTGCCACGGCTTCATCTTCGACTTCTGCGGCATCGAGATCGACCGCGACACCGCTGAAGTTCGCATCGACAAGTACGTGACCATGCACGACTGCGGCCGGATCCTGCATCCGGGCATGGTCGAGGGGCAGGTCAACGGCGGCTACGCGCATGCGCTGGGCGCGGCGCTGTACGAAGAACACAGCTACGGTGCCGACGGCAGCTTCCTTTCCGGCACCTTCGCCGACTACCTGGTGCCGACCACCATGGAAGTGGTCTCGCCGCTGATCCTGCATCACGAGACGCCGTCGCCGTTTACGCCGCTGGGCGCCAAAGGCGTGGGCGAGGGCAACTGCATGTCCACGCCGGTGTGCCTGGCCAATGCCGTCGCCGATGCGCTGTCCATCAGTGACGTCGAGTTGCCGTTGCTGCCCTCGCGCCTAGCGTTGCACCTGCACGGTGAGGAAGCACCGCCCAAGCGGCCGTTGGCCAAGAAAGCCGCGCCGCCGGCCAAGCCCGGCGAGCGCAAGCTCACCGGCGAAGGCATCGCCAAGGTGTCCGCCCCGCGCCAGCAGGTGTGGGAGATGCTGCTGGACCCGGATACGCTGGCCTCGGTGATTCCCGGCGCGCACGGCATCGAGAAGCCGTCACCGACCGAGTTCACTGCCGACGTCACCCTCGGCATCGGTCCGGTCAAGGGGCGCTACAAGGCCAAGGTTGGCCTGTACGACTTGAACGAGCCCGAGTCGCTCACGCTCAAGGGCACCACCACCGGCGCGCTGGGCTTCGGCAACGGCAGCGGTGCAGTGACCCTGAAGGAACCGACGCCCGGCCAGACCGAAATCCATTACCAGTACGAGGTTGTCATCGGTGGCAAGGTCGCGTCCATCGGCGGGCGCCTGCTGGACGGCGCGGCCAAGGTGGTGATCGGCCAGTTGTTCGACGGGCTTGCGTCCAAGGCCGGCGGCGGCCGCGGTGGCCTTGTCGGCTGGTTCAAGCGCGTGCTGCGCAAGTTCGGGGTCAACTTGTGA